GATGGGATCCTCGGACTCTGCACAGGATAACATGAAGGCGGCCAAAGCGCCTATAATATAATGGTGAATGTTTTTTGAGGTAATCATTTTTTCTTCGTGTTATTTTGATAATTGATAAGTAATTCCGATAAAATAGGAGCGGCCAAAGCCCATAGGCCTTGCAGGACCACCACCATGGGCGCTCCCGGCCGTAGAGGTGCTCATGATATCTGAAATATTGAATAGATTTCTGGCTCCTCCGATAACTGTGACGCCTATCCGTAGTCTTTTACTAAAGGTCAAGTCCATCCAGTGAAATCCTTCCAACATGATTTGACTGGGCACTGCCTGTCCACCATCTCCTGCTGCCAATTCAAACCCTGGAAGGGGTCCAGTCCACTTGTAAAACAGGTTAATGTCTGTTTCTATGAATGGGATTTTATATGTGATGTTACTGTTTATTTCAGGACTGAACATCATGACAGGAAGTGCTTGATCTTCCTGAGAAAGCAAGTTGAAACGCCCTATATAGGATGCTCCAGCGTCAAAGGACCAGCGATTTGCCCTCAAACTCTGATTCAGCATTAGCCCTTGAGTACGGTATTTTTCAATGTTAAATAAGGTAGTAATCCTAGGGTCTGATGGGTCCATCCCATAAGCTATCCTGTCCCTCACCTCATTATGGAAAGCACTGAACACAGTCTTCCAACCTAAAGCATGTTCCTTATCCTGAAATGTCAAGGAAGCATTGAAGCTATCCGAGCGCTCTGGCAAAAGATCCGGATTGCCTGCAATGGAATGACTGGCATCAAAGAAATCAAAATACAACTCCCGGATAGATGGGGCCCTAAAGCCATTGGCATAGGCCAACCGAAGGTCCAATTTGGTACTGATGGCCAGTTTTGTATTGATGGAAGGAATCAATGGAGGAGCCTGATAGGCTGAATTATAGGCTGTCCGTAAACCTGGCCTTACCTGAAGGAATGAACTGATTCGCCATTCACCTGTAAGGAAGGCAGCATAATCCTGAATGCCGCTGTTCTCACTGATTCTATCACCAATTCCCCATTCGGTATTGATGTCAATTCCGGGCATCAAAGTTAGATTTGGCGACAGCAACCAATTGCCTATTGTGCGGAAAGTAAATCCCTGATGGGTAACCAAAGCCTGTGACCCTTCCTGCCGCGATAGGTTCTTTTCATTAGTCCGTATATTGGTGACCCAAGTTTGGGTCTCTCTTTTAAAGTCGGTGTAAGCCATTTGTGTGGACCATTGAAATGTTGGGCTGAAATCTACCTTGGCATTCAACCGGTGCATCCATCTTTGGGTGATGAAATTCCTGTCGATGACCTCTAATCGGTTTTCAGGTCCAAAAGAGGTGATAATTTCATCCAAAAAGTCAACTTGATAATCCAACTCAACTTTGTCTTTCCGGAATCCAACAGAAGCATTGGCCAACCATTGGTCTTTGGGAAGCCATTGGAACATCCTCCCGGTCTGAGGTCCTTTCCATCCTCCAAATTGATTTTGGGTAAGTCCCATTCCTAATGAAAGCGGACCTGCTGCCGTATAGGTGCCTTGGATGGATCTGATTCGGTTACCTGCCCCATGGAAAGGGCTGTACTCATTGCCAGCCGTTTCTTCCTGCAAGCGGGTCGATAGAATATATCCTGCTTTGGAGTCAGGTTTTTTGGTAATGATATTGATCACTCCTGCTAAGGCATCAGCCCCATAAATGACAGCCATGGGACCTTCTACAATTTCTATTTTTTCAATCTGATTGATATCAATCTGATTGAGATTGATTTCATTATTGACCCCCTGTCTACCGAACATCGGCACCCCATCAATCAATATTTTTACATTTTGCCCGGACATGCCCATCATTTCCAGATTACTGCTGCCCAGTGCATTGTCCTGACTGAAACGGATACCCAATTCGGTATTCAGGACTTCCTGTAAATTACCGGCTGCCCGCTGCTGTATTCTTTCTTTATCAATTGACCTTACCATGTAGGTAGATTGTCTGGCGGATTGAGGACCAAAATTCCCGGTAATGACCACTTCTTTCAAATCATTGAGTGCTTCTTTGAGCACGAATACAGAGGTCGAGGACTCTGGTTGATAGGGAAAAGTTTGGCTGTTGTAGCCCACCGCAGAAATCTTCAAGAAACTTACCGTTTCCCAGTTACCAATATCAAATACGCCCTCCACATCGGCCACAACTCCTTTAGCATCCCCAAATTGGACAGTGGCAAAAGGGATAGGCCTGCCCTTTTCATCCACAACTTTCCCCCTCAAGCCTTTTTCCGGCATGGCAAAGGAGCAAAACACCAAAAGCATGCAGAAAAAAAACAGACTAAATTTATTTAGATTAAATCTAATCATATATTGAAATTTTTTTGCCGGGAGACTGGCTCCCGGCGGTATAGATTTTACAAACTGTCTATTAGATTTTTCCAGGCATCCGACTGAGGAATTCCCGGTTTTCTCAAGCCAAAGAACTGGGCGATCATTTCTCCTTTCTGGTCAAAAAGTTCCAAAGAGGACACTATACCATCTTCTGTCTGCTTGTGCACTACAAAAGCCGAATCTATTAAGTCTTCGTTGAGGTGCATATTGAAATCAGGATCCAGCACATTCAGCCAATTCCCCATTTGACGGATTGTACGCACTTTCCCCTGATGGATCTGAATATTACCTTTATTGCCTGCAAAAATCATGATGGGCATCTTTTCGGAAGAAGCTACCTCCAATATTTTCCTTGCAGAAAGTCTGTTTACCTCATAGGCCCATTTATCATTGATCCATTTTACGGCATCCAAGCGATGAATCTTATATTTTCTAAGCATTCTAAAAAATTCATGGGTATCCTTCATATTTTCCCAATCATGGGTGAAGGCTTCCATATCAATCTCCTTAGCATATTCGGGTGTAGCAAAGGCTTCGGTATGAAGTTCCTCAAATTGGTTGGCAGCTTGGTATTGATTTACCATTTCATCAAAAACTTCCACATTACTTTTCTCCTGCAGGTAAATTTTCAAAATGGCTTCACCGGCTTTGTCGAAAAACTGAAAGCTTCGCATCGTACCTCTTGGAGTCTCATTGATCACTGCAAAGCCATACTTCCAAGCATTAAAAAACACCCTCAGTTCAATAGGACCAATTACCGTTGCCACTTGGTAAGGCTCCTGTCCCTGAATATCAATTTTCTGGAAATTTCCTTTATGTTCTAAAACACAACCATCATTTCTTGTCAAAGCCATCACCTTGCCTAGCTTCTTACAGCCCAAAATAAACTCCGCCCAGTTTCCTTCCAGCCGTGTAGTGGATTCTCCAATGGTAGTGGCCAATAATTCCATTTCGGATACGCCCAATTTTGCCGCAGCATCTCTAATCCTTAATTGTGGCTGCTCATCTTTCAAGGCATTCCATGCCTGCTTCAAAGTTTCTAATGTAAATTTTTGTAATGCGGTTTCCATAAACTTATGCGATTTTGAATGAATGGGTTTGATGATAAACTGGTAGAGACTGGATTAAATGCGGCATCCCATCAAATCCATCCCTAACCAAAATGGGATGCTCAAATACGTATTCAAGGTGCTTTGAAGCCATTACTTCGGCCACAGTACCCTGCTGATAAACCTTCCCCTCTTTTAGAAGGATAACCTGATCTGCATAGGCTGCCGCCATATTGAGATCATGTAGCACAGCCAAAACAGCGATATTTTTTGTTTTTAGTTTTGAGGCTATGTGTAAAACCTGATGCTGATGGGCTATGTCTAAACTGGAAGTAGGTTCATCCAACAAAAGGAATTTAGACTGCTCAGATTCTGCCCAAACCTGTACCAAGACCCTGGCCAACTGTACCCTCTGTTTCTCTCCACCCGAAAGCGCTCCATACAACCTGTCCTTGAATTCCCAGGTCAGGGTTTCTATCATAACCTCTTCGATGAGCTCTTCTCCTCCGGATATCCCTAAGGACAAAAGACCTAACTCTACGACTTCCTTTACCTTGAATGGAAAAGTAAGTTGGCTGTGCTGAGGCATTACCGCCCTAACTTTTGCCAATTCCTTAGATCGGTAATTTTGTATGGCTTTGCCATTGTACTTAATTTCCCCAGCATGAACCTTGTATTCTCCCGCCAACAATTTCAAAAGACTGGACTTTCCAGCACCATTTGGCCCTACAATAGCAGCAAATTCTCCTGGCTTTAAATCCAGAGAAACCTTATTGACAATTGCTCTTCCCTGAACCAGATATTGAATATTTTTTGCTTCCAGCATACTACGTTCTGATTTGTTTTACATTAATCAATAACCAGATAAAGAATGGCGCCCCCAAAATGGCCGTTATGATACCAATCGGCATCTCAGCCGGGGCCACCATGGTTCTAGCCAGTAAATCTGCCATCGTCAATAGAATAGCCCCTGCCAAGAAAGATCCCGGTATAACCAGGCGATGATCTGCTCCAAATAATATTCTTAATAAATGAGGCACCACCAAGCCAACAAAGCCAATGGTACCGGTCAACGCTACGGCGGTTCCCACGACCAAAGCACTACCAACCAAAATGAAAAGCTTGGTCCGCTGCACATCTACTCCCATATGAAAGGCCTCACTTTCTCCAATCGCGAGTGCATTCAATGCGCGGTGCTGACCTATAATCAAGCCCACAGGTAAAAAGGAGAATCCCAACATAAGTATGACTTTTTCCCAATTGGCTCCGCCCACGTCCCCGAGACTCCAAAATGTAAAATTCCTCAAGGCCGCATCATCTGCATAAAAAATGGTAAGGCCTATCAAAGCACCCGCGAGGGCATTCAATGCCACACCTGCAAGAATAAGCAAAGAGATATCCGTCTTACCTGCCTGACTGGATAAGCGATATACCAAAAAGGTATTCAACAAGCCTCCAATAAAAGCAAAGCCAACCAATCCAAATTTCCCAAGTGAAGAAAGAATTGTTAGCGAAGAACCAAAAACAATGAAAATGACTGCAAAAAGGGCACTGCCACTACTGACACCGATGAGGCCAGGTTCAACAAGGGGGTTTCTAAATAGCCCCTGCAGTGAAGCTCCCGCAATGCCCAGTGCACCACCTACCAGCATTGCCAATAGCAATCTAGGCAAACGGATCTGAAGCAATACACTTTTTTCCTGTAAACTGACAATATCTGCCCCAATCCAGTCCCCAAAAAATACATGCATTACTTTCGACAAAGGAATTGGATAAGCACCCAAACTCAAAGAAAGAAGGCCAAGACCCAAAAGCATTAAAGCCATGGTTCCTAAGGTCAGTTTATGACGGACCTTTTTGTTCGGTATTACCACTTTAGATACCATTTAATTTTTGCTAATAGACCTTGCCAATTCCAAAGCTGCTTCCGCTATTCTTGGACCGAAACCTGAAAGGTAATGTCCATCGGATGCTAATACCTGCTGCTTTTGGAAAGCAGTGGTTTGGTCTAATCCCCGAATCTGAGAAACCCCATTATTTCCTCCAATAGTGGCCAGACCTGATTCGAAAAAAAGAAGATAATCAGGATTGATAGAAACAATAGCTTCAGGCGTGAGAGGTATAAAATCCTTGAAACCTTTGCCTGCAAATTCCCCACCGGCCATTTCAATTAAAGATTCCGCAAAGGTTTCTTCACCCGCAAGAAAAATAGTCTCCAAACCTCTTGCCATCACAAAAGCGACCTTTGGCTTTTCTTTCTTTTGATTTTCCTCAACAAAAGCTTTTAAAGCTGCCTCATCAGCCTCAAGCCTGGCAACTATTTCTAATGCCTTTTCTTCTGCTTTAAGAAAAGCACCGAGATCATTGATTAACCCATATGTTTCTGAAATCTGCTTTGGTTTTTTAAAAAAATGAAGAACAATACCTGTAGATTCCAATTGTTGAACCACATCAGGAGTAAGATATCCTTCTTCGGCCAATACCAAATCAGGACCCAGCGCCAGAATCCCTTCAGTTTTAATTTGATTCCTATAACCAATGGAAGGGAGTTTTTGGAGATCTGCTGGATAAGTAGATGTTATGTCTGTAGCAATAATCTGATCCTGAAATCCTAAGGCAGCCACAATTTCAGAAACGGTACCTCCTGCAGTGATTATTTTGATTTCTTTAGAGTCAATCTCAACCACGGATTGGTTCCTTCCACAAGAAAATAGCAACAAGGCCAGCAAAGAATAGATGAATGAATACCTTATCATTATTTAGACTAATTAGAAATTACATGGCAAATATCACCTTATTAAGATTAAATCCAAATAAATATTGATTGAAATTTTCTATCGAATTAGATTATCATTCAAAGGGTTATGATTTTTAAATGAAATTGATAAAATCTATCGGAAGGTTGCGGCGCATATTTTCCTCCTATTTTCATGGCCAAAAACCGACAAAAGATTAATTGAAGGCCACCAGAAAATCATTTTTAAAAAGAATTTTCATGTGCAAGGGATCACAATAAGTTATAGAAATAAAAATCAACCGATTATTGGGATTAATTTTCCAAACATCCTTTGGTATTCATTATTAATAATTAATTTTGCGACCGATATCTAAAAAGTGTTCATCCTTTTTACATTACTTAATACAAATGGCAAATATTGGTAAGATAACCCAGGTAATTGGTCCGGTAGTGGACGTCTCCTTTGAAGGAGGTAAATTGCCTAATATTTTGGATGCTTTGACTGTCACCAAAGAGGATGGTCAGAAAGTAGTCCTAGAAGTACAGCAGCACCTTGGCGAAGATAGGGTAAGAACCATCGCTATGGATGCTACTGAAGGTATGGTAAGAGGTCAGGAAGCTGTGGACAATGGTGCGCCAATCTCTGTTCCTACGGGCGAGAGCATCAAAGGAAGACTATTCAACGTGGTCGGTCAAGCTATTGACGGTTTACCTGAGGTAGAATCAGCCAAAAGATTGCCTATTCACAGATCAGCTCCAAAATTTGAAGATCTTTCTACCTCCACAGAGGTGTTGTTTACCGGTATCAAAGTAATCGACTTGATCGAGCCTTATGCAAAGGGTGGTAAAATCGGTCTTTTCGGTGGTGCAGGTGTAGGCAAGACCGTATTGATCCAGGAACTGATCAATAACATTGCTAAAGCTTATTCAGGTCTTTCCGTATTTGCCGGTGTAGGTGAAAGAACCCGTGAAGGTAATGACCTTTTGAGGGAAATGATCGAATCCGGTATCGTTACTTACGGTGAAGAGTTCCTACATACTTTGGAAACTGAAGGTGGTTGGGATCTTTCCAAAGTTGATTTGAAAAAATTGGAAGAGTCAAAAGCAACCTTCGTGTTTGGTCAGATGAACGAGCCTCCAGGTGCCCGTGCAAGGGTTGCCTTGACAGGTTTGACTTTGGCTGAATACTACAGGGATGGTGAAGGTGATGGTGCAGGGAAGGATATCCTTTTCTTCATTGATAACATCTTCCGATTTACCCAGGCGGGTTCCGAAGTATCCGCACTTTTGGGCAGGATGCCATCTGCGGTAGGTTATCAGCCTACACTGGCTACAGAAATGGGTTCCATGCAGGAAAGAATTACCTCTACCAAAAACGGTTCCATCACTTCAGTACAGGCGGTTTACGTACCTGCTGACGACTTGACTGACCCTGCTCCGGCGACTACTTTCGCCCACTTGGATGCTACTACCGTACTTTCCAGAAAGATTGCTGAGTTGGGAATCTATCCTGCTGTAGATCCTTTGGATTCTACTTCAAGGATCTTGACTCCGGATATCTTAGGTGCAGAACATTACAACTGTGCACAAAGGGTTAAAGAGATCCTTCAGCGCTACAAAGAATTGCAGGACATCATCGCTATCTTGGGTATGGAAGAATTGTCCGAAGAAGATAAGATGGTGGTACACAGAGCCAGAAGGGTACAGCGTTTCCTTTCTCAGCCTTTCCACGTAGCAGAGCAGTTTACCGGTTTGAAAGGTGTGTTGGTAGATATCAAAGACACCATCAAAGGCTTCAACATGATTATGGACGGTGAATTGGATCACCTGCCAGAAGCAGCCTTCAACTTGGTAGGTACTATCGAAGATGCCATCGCCAAAGGTGAGAAGATGCTGGCCGAAGTCAATCAATAATATTTCAGGATCACCTGAATAAAAATCAAAATTTATGATGCAGTTGACGATAATTACTCCGGACCAAAAAGTATTTGAGGGAGAAGTCTCTGAGGCTACCTTCCCAGGTGCAAGCGGTTCCTTCCAGGTTTTGAAAAACCACGCGGCTATTGTTTCTGCTCTGGCAAAAGGTAATGTTTCCTATACCACCAAAGAGGGAAAACAAAGCCATGTGATCGAAGGAGGAGTAGTGGAAGTAAATGATAACAAAATTGTCCTTTTGGCAGAAAAAGTAATAGGATAAGTTCTTATCAGCATAAGTTAAAAGCCCGGTCATTTGATCGGGCTTTTTTTTCACTTTCTGATAACTGGTATATATTAGTAAGCTCTCCTCTGATGAATATGTCTCAAAGACATAATTCCATTTATTTCAGTAACTTATTTTGCAATTGAATTTTTAATTCATATCTTTGCAATCCTGAAAGGAGGTGTATACAAATGATCATAGTCAACGTAAAAGAAAACGAATCTATCGAGAAAGCGCTAAAGCGTTTCAAAAAGAAATTTGATAAGACTGGAACTGTTAGGGAACTAAGAGCCAGACAGCACTTTGTGAAGCCTTCTGTCAAAAGAAGAGACGAAGTTATCAGAGCTGCTTACAGACAAAGGTTACAGACAGAAGCAATGAAGTAATTGTTTGTCATCTTTTCGAAATCATACAGACAGCGCATCTACCGAAAGTGGATGCGCTTTTTTTGTATTTAACAATTATTAAGCCTTAGGCTACGTTTTTTAAAAAAATAAGCCGTAGTTTAGGATAAACCTAAATTGTAGCAAGGTTATTCAAAGCATGATAGACTCCTTTATCAATTACTTGGAATTAGAAAAAAGAGCAAGCGCCCATACCGTTCTGGCCTACAGGAAAGATTTGGAGCAGTTTTCCGATTTCTGTCAAACAGCATTTGAAAAAGAGGATATCAGCAAGGCCGAGCACACCGAAATCCGTGCTTGGATCATAGACCTGGTCGAGCAGCAGCTCAGCGCTACCTCGGTCAACCGCAAAATTGCCACCCTCCGGTCTTTTTATAAATTCCTTTTGCGCTCAGGAGAATTAAGT
This Cecembia calidifontis DNA region includes the following protein-coding sequences:
- the rpsU gene encoding 30S ribosomal protein S21, with amino-acid sequence MIIVNVKENESIEKALKRFKKKFDKTGTVRELRARQHFVKPSVKRRDEVIRAAYRQRLQTEAMK
- a CDS encoding FecCD family ABC transporter permease translates to MALMLLGLGLLSLSLGAYPIPLSKVMHVFFGDWIGADIVSLQEKSVLLQIRLPRLLLAMLVGGALGIAGASLQGLFRNPLVEPGLIGVSSGSALFAVIFIVFGSSLTILSSLGKFGLVGFAFIGGLLNTFLVYRLSSQAGKTDISLLILAGVALNALAGALIGLTIFYADDAALRNFTFWSLGDVGGANWEKVILMLGFSFLPVGLIIGQHRALNALAIGESEAFHMGVDVQRTKLFILVGSALVVGTAVALTGTIGFVGLVVPHLLRILFGADHRLVIPGSFLAGAILLTMADLLARTMVAPAEMPIGIITAILGAPFFIWLLINVKQIRT
- the atpC gene encoding ATP synthase F1 subunit epsilon, with product MMQLTIITPDQKVFEGEVSEATFPGASGSFQVLKNHAAIVSALAKGNVSYTTKEGKQSHVIEGGVVEVNDNKIVLLAEKVIG
- a CDS encoding heme/hemin ABC transporter substrate-binding protein, with protein sequence MIRYSFIYSLLALLLFSCGRNQSVVEIDSKEIKIITAGGTVSEIVAALGFQDQIIATDITSTYPADLQKLPSIGYRNQIKTEGILALGPDLVLAEEGYLTPDVVQQLESTGIVLHFFKKPKQISETYGLINDLGAFLKAEEKALEIVARLEADEAALKAFVEENQKKEKPKVAFVMARGLETIFLAGEETFAESLIEMAGGEFAGKGFKDFIPLTPEAIVSINPDYLLFFESGLATIGGNNGVSQIRGLDQTTAFQKQQVLASDGHYLSGFGPRIAEAALELARSISKN
- a CDS encoding heme ABC transporter ATP-binding protein; its protein translation is MLEAKNIQYLVQGRAIVNKVSLDLKPGEFAAIVGPNGAGKSSLLKLLAGEYKVHAGEIKYNGKAIQNYRSKELAKVRAVMPQHSQLTFPFKVKEVVELGLLSLGISGGEELIEEVMIETLTWEFKDRLYGALSGGEKQRVQLARVLVQVWAESEQSKFLLLDEPTSSLDIAHQHQVLHIASKLKTKNIAVLAVLHDLNMAAAYADQVILLKEGKVYQQGTVAEVMASKHLEYVFEHPILVRDGFDGMPHLIQSLPVYHQTHSFKIA
- the atpD gene encoding F0F1 ATP synthase subunit beta, with amino-acid sequence MANIGKITQVIGPVVDVSFEGGKLPNILDALTVTKEDGQKVVLEVQQHLGEDRVRTIAMDATEGMVRGQEAVDNGAPISVPTGESIKGRLFNVVGQAIDGLPEVESAKRLPIHRSAPKFEDLSTSTEVLFTGIKVIDLIEPYAKGGKIGLFGGAGVGKTVLIQELINNIAKAYSGLSVFAGVGERTREGNDLLREMIESGIVTYGEEFLHTLETEGGWDLSKVDLKKLEESKATFVFGQMNEPPGARARVALTGLTLAEYYRDGEGDGAGKDILFFIDNIFRFTQAGSEVSALLGRMPSAVGYQPTLATEMGSMQERITSTKNGSITSVQAVYVPADDLTDPAPATTFAHLDATTVLSRKIAELGIYPAVDPLDSTSRILTPDILGAEHYNCAQRVKEILQRYKELQDIIAILGMEELSEEDKMVVHRARRVQRFLSQPFHVAEQFTGLKGVLVDIKDTIKGFNMIMDGELDHLPEAAFNLVGTIEDAIAKGEKMLAEVNQ
- a CDS encoding TonB-dependent receptor; translation: MIRFNLNKFSLFFFCMLLVFCSFAMPEKGLRGKVVDEKGRPIPFATVQFGDAKGVVADVEGVFDIGNWETVSFLKISAVGYNSQTFPYQPESSTSVFVLKEALNDLKEVVITGNFGPQSARQSTYMVRSIDKERIQQRAAGNLQEVLNTELGIRFSQDNALGSSNLEMMGMSGQNVKILIDGVPMFGRQGVNNEINLNQIDINQIEKIEIVEGPMAVIYGADALAGVINIITKKPDSKAGYILSTRLQEETAGNEYSPFHGAGNRIRSIQGTYTAAGPLSLGMGLTQNQFGGWKGPQTGRMFQWLPKDQWLANASVGFRKDKVELDYQVDFLDEIITSFGPENRLEVIDRNFITQRWMHRLNAKVDFSPTFQWSTQMAYTDFKRETQTWVTNIRTNEKNLSRQEGSQALVTHQGFTFRTIGNWLLSPNLTLMPGIDINTEWGIGDRISENSGIQDYAAFLTGEWRISSFLQVRPGLRTAYNSAYQAPPLIPSINTKLAISTKLDLRLAYANGFRAPSIRELYFDFFDASHSIAGNPDLLPERSDSFNASLTFQDKEHALGWKTVFSAFHNEVRDRIAYGMDPSDPRITTLFNIEKYRTQGLMLNQSLRANRWSFDAGASYIGRFNLLSQEDQALPVMMFSPEINSNITYKIPFIETDINLFYKWTGPLPGFELAAGDGGQAVPSQIMLEGFHWMDLTFSKRLRIGVTVIGGARNLFNISDIMSTSTAGSAHGGGPARPMGFGRSYFIGITYQLSK
- a CDS encoding hemin-degrading factor, producing METALQKFTLETLKQAWNALKDEQPQLRIRDAAAKLGVSEMELLATTIGESTTRLEGNWAEFILGCKKLGKVMALTRNDGCVLEHKGNFQKIDIQGQEPYQVATVIGPIELRVFFNAWKYGFAVINETPRGTMRSFQFFDKAGEAILKIYLQEKSNVEVFDEMVNQYQAANQFEELHTEAFATPEYAKEIDMEAFTHDWENMKDTHEFFRMLRKYKIHRLDAVKWINDKWAYEVNRLSARKILEVASSEKMPIMIFAGNKGNIQIHQGKVRTIRQMGNWLNVLDPDFNMHLNEDLIDSAFVVHKQTEDGIVSSLELFDQKGEMIAQFFGLRKPGIPQSDAWKNLIDSL